A window of Gorilla gorilla gorilla isolate KB3781 chromosome 5, NHGRI_mGorGor1-v2.1_pri, whole genome shotgun sequence genomic DNA:
TCATGTTCTAAAAAGTCTGTAATCAGTGATCAACAAAACACTGCCTTGATTTTACCCGCCCTGCCTCCCCCTGTCCTTGTTTTTGGCTGTAATGGAAGACCTTTCTAAACCTTGTCATCATAAAAATATGATCTGATAGCGTAAACCCACAATTAagagttttcaaaattttaaactgATCATTAGGCATTTTAAAGACACGCATACagataaagctatttttttttcttttcagcactCACCTTTGCCCTGGGTACTCTTCTTGTATGTGTTTCCATATATCTCTATGGATTACCCAGACAAGACACTACATCCATCCAACAAGGAGAAACAGCTTCAAAGGAGAGAGTTATTGGTGTGTGATTTTAGCCTCACGTGAGACGCCTTTTAAGACTAAACCATTTGCATTAAACTAGAGCCTTAAGTCAATCTCAGAAGGTagcataaacaaaaaataactgtATGGCATGATCAGTGCGGTTATgtggaaacaacaacaaacaaacgaAGCTATCTGAGTGAACTGCTAATACAGAAACTTAATGTAGACCTGTTTGGGGTCTGTCTATTGTTTTAGAATGAAGGAATTTTATTATTGTGTGTATTGTAATTTGTAAATAAGAAGTATGGAGATGATacggtgttaaaaaaaaatcatggtgaGGCTACAATACTCAAGTAACAAGGTTTGGGACAATGTCTAAGGGTTAAAGTGCCAAAGCCATTTCTGTACTAAAAGTGTTCTCTTGTTCAGGTACCGGGGAGAAGGATGAGCCCCTCCTTATTCTCcaattcatgtacagtattttgtCCTAGCAGCATAAAGACCTAGCTCTTTTCTTACAAGAGGCAGAAACAAGACAGGCTAGTTCATAAACAAACTGAACGTGTAACTTCTCAAAATGAATCTATTTCATAACTCGGACAATAATTTCTGGGTGGTGACTGAGTACCCCTTTAGTGAGTACCCCTTTAGTGCTATATTTGTGCCATTCATTATCTGGTTCATAGTTCTTTGCTGTTGGATGATatacatttcttcaaaaaaatttctaatgtcacttttgtacttttttaaataaagtatgtttAACTGTTGGGCTCtcaataatttgtgaaatttcagTGTTTTCTATAATGTTAATGGGGAAATTCAGCAATAAACTTTATTTGTATGAATTCTGTTTAATCACTTTATATTATAGATATGACCATTAAGGTAATgcacttttattttctatatgtagaaatgcacttttattttctatatgtggAAGTCTATCGGTTAGGGTTCTCTGGCTGCAAATCAACTCAACTCTGGCAAGCCTTaagcaaaaaagaatttttaagaagGTCCACAATCAGGGCTACAGGCATCTAGGTTCTAAGAATTAATTAATGAACAGTCTTTTCAGCTTTTGTAAAGATTGGGCTTTACCCATTACTGTTCCTGTGTGGTTTCACTCAcgattcaaataggaagacactACTGATCTTGGAAGGGGAAAGTTTCTTCAAACAAGTAGAGAGGGATATTGGATGTGTAAAACATGTCCCTACTTTACATTTTTATCCCATGGCTGGTTTATGCTAAGAAAAATGTGACACTACTTTAAGTCGAAAATTAGCTATCTGGGAGCTAATTCACTTAAATTGGAACTGCAAGGCTGAATCTTTTCTAGGACTAAGAAGGTAAGCCATAATTGCTAATATGAAACAATTTTCACTCTAACTAGAGAAGCTTCAGTTGTGCTAACTTGCTAAATAGACCGTCACTGGTATTCAAAAGCCTACTATTAGCAACATTTAGAATAAATAATTATAGCAGACCTGAATGGAAATGCTGGCTGATGGGAATGGCCGTACTGATCAAACACATCACATCCTACTCTTGTTTCCTAAGCCATGCTCATGTTATCTAATGAAGCCACACAAAAATATGAAGATACATGAAGGAAACTataagaaactccatttcaaattATGGTTGAATTAATGGACTACATTTTACAAAAAGATCCTAATTCAATGTCTTTACAAGTAATTCCTtcctattaaaatgtatttagttCCTGAATTCACACAATAAGagttacctgtgtgtgtgtgtgtgtatatatatatatatatttattttttatttatttttttttgagacggaatctcgccctgttgctcaggctggagtgcagtggtgcgatctcagctcactgcaagttccgcctcctgggttcacgccattctcctgccttagcctcccgaataactgggactacaggcgcccgccaccacgcctggctgctttttttgtatttttagtagatacggggtttcaccgtgttagccaggatggtctcgatctcctgacctcgtgatctgcccaccgcagcctcccaaagtgctgggattataggcatgagccaccacgcccagccctgtatATATTAACTCAAAGGGAAGCACGAGGTCTGTTGTCTCTAGGAGTAGCTGTCAGCTATATTGACAGAACGATGCTTATTTTTGATCTCCCTATGTTTACTCCAAACTAGCCACAATTACAAGAAAATTGATAATATTTTCCCCTCACCAATTCTTTTATTTCATGAAAACATTAAATCATTTCAGTTATAAGAATAGTTTCTGGAAGAATGACATGGTAAGAAACTTCAAGCCAAAGTTTAAACTCAAATCCTTTAGCCCCATTAGACCACAATGCTTTGGGTTTAAAAAACTCAATGTCTATTTAAATACCTACTGACCATGAGAGAATTCAGATAACTCATTTATTTAAGGATAAAGACTGAATAACTTGACAAGTCACATTTAATATAGATTCTGACGCAGAATAATAGTTTaactttggctgggcgtggtggttcatgcctgtaatcccaacactttgggaggccaaggcggacagataacctgaggtcgggagtgcgagaccagcctgaccaacatagagaaaccctgtctctactaaaaatacaaaattagcctggcgtgatggcacgtgcctgtaatcccagctactcaggaggctgaggcaggagaattgcttgaacctgggaggtggaggttgcagtgagccaacatcacaccattgcactccagcctgggcaacaagaacgaaactccatctcaaaaaaaaaaaaaaaaaaaaaattaaatttattctgaacaGCAAGGCATCTCAGAATAGATAACTAGAATTCACTTGacattttaaaagccattttaatggAAATTACATCCTACATACAGGTGTTATTCCAAGAAGTTTCATTCCATTGGCTAGGACAGAACGGACAGCTTTGAAAAGATGAAGTCTGGCctacaaaataaatcaaagaatgaTTTGAAATATTCAGTAACAGGAATGTATTCAATACATGAGAATGGTTTCAAAGGTTATTCTTTCTAGTTTAAAGCAGGAACAATATGTCAAAGTGCCCTAGAGTTACTATAGGCAAGAGAAGATAAATTCCTGGCATCCCTTACAGTAAAACCTGTACATAAAGTGTCATGGAGTGGGAGTGATAGTATTATACAGTATGGCTTCAGATAAGGGGAACTTATCAGTATAATATTTCATGTAGGAAAATGTGCTTCATAGTCTAGTATGTTGGGAAGTATATACACATTGATTGTTACAGCCTAATTATTAGCTAAGGAAGTATAGTGCTACAGTTGAACAACAGAAtgctattttagaaaaatttacaAGACTGACTTAGTAATATTAGTCTCAGGAGCTAGGGATTATACAGAAAACATTCAATATAACGTACCCCAGCCACTTCAGGAGGACTATCTTTTACTTGTAGTGTTTTGTGTGCCACAGCTGCAAGATGACtgaaacaggaagagagaaatcATGATAGTACCAGCAGTAATTTCCTGTTGTAAGATATGAGCTTGATATCTAATCTTACTCCTTCAACTTAAATAAAGCCCAGAACCATTAAAGGATGTATTCAAAATTGTGAAGCTGAAACTGGAATTCAAAACTCAAGCTTTAGATCTTGGCCCTATTCTACTACTAAGAGGTGGGCAATTCTTAAAATTATGATTtcgcagggtgcagtggctcacgccttgtaatcccagcactttgggaggccgaggcggatggatcacaaggtcaggagatcgagaccatcctggctaacacggtgaaaccccgtctctactaaaaaatacaaaaattagccaggcgtggtggtgggcgcctgtagtcccagctactcaggaggctgaggcaggagaatggcgtgaacccaggaggcagagcttgcagtgagctgagatcacgccactgcactccagcctgggcaagagtgcgagactctgtctcaaaaaaaaaaaaaaatatatgatttcaatgttaattttacaaatataaagaaTCCTTTTCTAATCATTTTTCCTCATTCAGGCAGCCTACAATCCAATGTATAACACAGCATGGCCTTTCCCTCTGTACAGTGAGGTGGGTAGAAACTAATTATCTATCCACTCTCCACACACACTGGCCACTctttaaagtatctttttaaatttaggtaTGGCAGCAAGTATAACAATGTGCCGGAGAAATGATACTTAAGACATCAGTTTTAATGATAAAATGACATTTCATAAGACTTTgtatattagctgggcatgatggcatgtgcctgtaatcccagctactagggaggctgaggcaggagaatcgcttgaatccagcaggtggaggttgcagtgaacgagatcacgctccagcctggacaacagagtgagatgccatctcaaaaaaaagaggaaaaaaaaaaagactttgtagCTTCTTCACCTCTATATGTCTTAAGTGtcatttaaaggaagaaaaaaatccttacaTAAATCTGGAGAAGACAAGGTAAAAAGTATAATCAAGAAAACAGTCCTGTTAAGTGTCTGATTTCAATACTTGTTGAGTAAAAGCAACATTTCCTTTATTAAATAGCTTTACAGAAGATACAGCTGCTGCTATACAAGGGTGGACTCAATTTTGATTTCAATTTGCTAAAATAGACACCATGCAATTGTCATTAAAGAttagaaaaattaagttttctAGCTTATTTTTCTGTGCCTCTGCTTAAAATCCCTGTATGGACCCCACCACCccaaaaataagtttaaatgcCTCAGTACATGGCAAACAGGTTTATACACGCTTCATTCATCAGCCCTCCCAGGACAATGCTTATGGatcctttaaaatgtattattatgttCTTGCTCAACTCtgggcttttttcttcttcccagccACATTCCTTCTGATTAATATCTCCTTTCCTCTGAGAAGCCCTCTCTGATCGCTCAAGGCTGGGCTGGTTGCTCTAACACCATCTCTTACGTTCACTCTAACATAACACATGCACTGTGCTGTAACTGTGTAGTTGTCAGTTCCCGTTCTCCAGTCTACAGTGACAGTACTTTGtatcactgaatgaatgaaggaacatTAACTGCTAATTTGTATAGATGAAGCAATAATTCCTGTAACTAAAAGCACATCAAATTTTAGGCCAAGGAATTTGTTTATAGGAAACCTTTAGATGAAAGAAAGGTCTCAAATGCCATTAACACCTGAAAACAGGAAGATTATAAAGTACCTTAAAGTTAGAAGGTAACTGACGATATGCCTGGGTTGAAAGTCCTGAGATGATTTATAAAGCACCTCGTCAAACCTAAAAGATGACAGGAACAGTGAACAGGAAAAGACTGTACACGTTACACTAAGACATTAGACATTAAAAGATTGTGAATATAAGGTTGACTTGACACGATTAAGAGTAGAAggtatggccaggtgcagtgtctcacgtctgtaatcccagcactttgggagactgaggtgggtggatcatgaggtcaggagtttgagagcagcctggccaatatgatgaaaccccattctctactaaaaatacaaaaattagccaggtgtggtggcacgcgcctatagtcccagctacctgggaggctaaggcagaagaatcacttgaacccgggaggtgaaggtttcagtgagccgagatccagccactgtactctagcctgggcaacagagcgagactccgtctcaaaaaaaaaaaagaagagtagaaGGATATGAAAAAACTGTGTGTACATTTGAAGGCAAaggaacatttttctttcttccaaattcTTTGATGGCAGGGACTTTCTAAATCATCTTGCTATTTCCTAGACCTAGTCCACAGCAAAAACTTAAATCATGGCTGGTGAATGTAAAAAGCCTCCAGCCATgtttaagaatataaaatataaattagcaaAGTCTACCCTCAATGCTAAGAAAACCCAGTTGGCTTATTTTTCCTTACATTCCCTATTGTACATGTGAGTAAATTTTTCTGATTCCAGGAAAGAACCACTGACTACTGTATGGCAATCAAAGAAAACCGCCTTGTTCATAACCATCTACATCCCTTCTAGAGACTAATCTCTGGCATGTTTGGCTTCACCAACAATGCCCGTCAGAGCTAAAATGTGTGGGTGTCTTGCCTAGCATGGGAGCAtcagatacatatatgtatttgagACTGTGAACCGAAACCAAGAGGCAAATGAAGGACTTACGGTCTCTGGGAAGCTGCACAAAGGCAGGTATTTTCCTTCACTTACCACAGAGAGCAAGAAGATGCTCTTTctcaaactaaaactaaaaaaggtTATGCTTTTATAAGGCTTTATGTGAGCTAGAGGCAGCTAGACATGTGCGCTATTCATCAGTGATAATATTCTGAAGACCCAAAGACTGTCCTCCTTGGGCACTGGCTTAATCTATGCCCTCTGTCCTCAAAATGCAAATAATCACTTTTTAAGGCATACCTTTGGGAAAAGTCTAGAGGCAGAAGGCAGCTACTGGACTGTTGACTCTACTGGGCAGCAAAAATGCTAATAGCCATTTTGATAAGCAGAAGCACACTTGATGATCCCTGGAAAACATCATACCTGAGAAGATGCTGAAGAATTGAAACAGACTGTGGCTCTTGTAAACAAGCAGTGTTGAAGTCATTCAGGTACCCACATCCAAAAGTCTCTTCCAAACTTATCAAAAGTTTAAAGTTAAAAACatcaaaagattaaaaagtcaTACAAGGGCACAGAGCTGCAAGTGATGAACATCACCTTATAATACACAATTTTGGTCTCCTTAATATCCATACACAATGGAGGTAACAATATATTTTTCGACAGGGTTATTCTGAGGACTAAGATAATACACATAAATGTATTTCTaacataggtgctcaataaatttttttttttcctaaaagaagGTCTACTCTAGTCAGATGTGAATAGAAGATATTGGAAAAGCCCAGAAAACAGGGCCTCTGGTCTTTGAATCACAGGACCTAGCCTAGGTAAGGACAGTGCAGCACAAGGTTTCCCTGCAGCCTCTTCTCACCTGTGGAGGCGGGCGTGTGTGTACTGTAGGAAGACTCCTGTGTCCCCGCGACTCTGGAAAACACGATCCCAGCTGAACTTGTAGTCAGATAAGAGTAAACCTTTGAAGTCCTAAAACGACAGAGGAAATCTTCACTCCTGGGATTTGCTCTAGTACCAAACAAAAGGGCCTCACAGATAGGAGTCTTAACAGACCTGAATAATGAGTGCTGCGAGCCCGACCCTCTCTGCAGTCTCTTGTGGGTTCTTGAGTTCTTTAGTTGCTGAAACAGACAAAGGCAGCTATCTTTAGTCTACATGACACTGTGCCAATCATGGATCCAAGTGAAGGTAACATCTGccaaaaatgtatgctgacaatCAACAACAGATTCAGAATGAGTAATTACTTGCCTAATTTAGGCTATTTTACCTTTGATAATGACATTTCCCCTGCCTACATTAAAGGGAAAGAAatccaaatttatttattcaaaagatacttgtaggaaaaataaatttggatttctgattatatatatatatatgtatgtgtatatatatataaatgtgtgtgtgtgtgtgtgtgtgtgtgtatatatatctatctctGATACTTAGTTTTCCAAGGGTGAAGGTTAATTAAAGTCATAAGGACTGGTGACTTGTATCCAAATTATAACATAGAAACTTCACGTAATCACCTAGACAACAGAATGACAATGCTCAAGCTGTTCATGAAAAGAGGACCAAGGTTATAGCAATTCAGATTATTGAAGTGACCAATTCCTGAGTAGCGAGTATAAAAATTCTGGCACCTCTAATTAGTGAAAGGTATTTTTGACAAAGTTAGTGACACTTCAATGGAGGGACAGACATAATAAATCACACTGCCCAAAGTCCAGAATAACATAAAAGTGGCATGTAAGTAATGACTTTAATAAGAAAAAACTGAATTCACTCTTAATTGAAGCCATGTTCTGTAGCATCCTTAATTGAATCTCATTTAAAACATCTTCCAGGAAAGTGACATCTCCTCTTCGAGTCTTCATTCCCTGTACTACTCCAAAGGGCACGTGCTGGCACCTAAAAGAGGGGGCATCTAGTTAACTGAAAGCTAAACAAGAGCTGCTGCTGAAAGCATATAATACCTTTCAGAGAGTGGTTAGAACTTTAACCATCagagcagagtttttaaaaattaataaaacaaaattgatgTGATTTGTATGCTACAAAGGACGTTAAGCACAGCTTCACTTTATAATCACCAGCATGTGATTAAACTACTAGTTGCCTTTAGGAGAAAAAGGAGATGTGGATTAAGAATTTTGAAAACTAAGCCACTGAGAGCAGATAACTaacaaaaatacagttatttaATGTTTATAAGGTGGAAATTATTATAACCAAGacataatacaaaaatcaaatctacCTTTCCATACCAGTATCTTGAAACAAAGAATTGAAATCTGAGTGAAAAACTTTAACCACTAGGTACATTTTCAGGCTCAGCCAACCCTACACAGACAATTAAGAACCACGCAGACATTACCTTTCTGCCCAGTCATATCCCATGATCTTCAGCATTTGGAATACTTGctgaaaatgctttttttgtCCTTTATCTGTCTtgggaagaaaatatatataaaacaaaagaatacagacaaattaatgtataaaaatagGTTGGACTTGAATCAAATTAAGATATTTGAGGTCTGACAGACTAAAGTCATTGTCAATCGATATGTTTTAACTAAACACAAAGAGGATGCCACAAGAAGAGTGTCTAAGTGGACTGGTCTACAAGGGAGGGAAATAAGAGCCATAGAACTCCACCGAGTCAGTAGGAAATGTGAACTTCAATCTTCTGAGTATTCTATTTAAGTTTCTGCCCTCTTGGCTATTACGACCCTGGTCTCTGAGACCAAAGCtaaactctaaataaatatttgatggtaACTTTCTTCTAAGTGGAAAGGAAGGTTTCACATGATAAGTAAGGAAAGGGGGAAAGATACTAGAataccactcagcaataaaaggaacCAACTACTGACACACAGGACAGCCTGGATAGTTCTCCAGGGCATTcattatactgagtgaaaaaagccaatctcaaaggTTACATatggtataattccatttatacaacATTCTTAGAGTGACAAAATTGTGCTGAAGAACAGAGCACTGGCTGCCAGGGGTTAGGATTGGGTGAAGGTGTGATTATTAAGTGGCTGACCATGAGGGAGTTTGTTTTGTGATGGAACAGTTCTATATTCTGaatgtggtgatggttacatgaaTCTATACATGTGATAAAGT
This region includes:
- the RARS2 gene encoding probable arginine--tRNA ligase, mitochondrial isoform X3, with the protein product MQFGLLGTGFQLFGYEEKLQSNPLQHLFEVYVQVNKEAADDKSVAKAAQEFFQRLELGDVQALSLWQKFRDLSIEEYIRVYKRLGVYFDEYSGESFYREKSQEVLKLLESKGLLLKTIKGTAVVDLSGNGDPSSICTVMRSDGTSLYATRDLAAAIDRMDKYNFDTMIYVTDKGQKKHFQQVFQMLKIMGYDWAERCQHVPFGVVQGMKTRRGDVTFLEDVLNEIQLRMLQNMASIKTTKELKNPQETAERVGLAALIIQDFKGLLLSDYKFSWDRVFQSRGDTGVFLQYTHARLHSLEETFGCGYLNDFNTACLQEPQSVSILQHLLRFDEVLYKSSQDFQPRHIVSYLLTLSHLAAVAHKTLQVKDSPPEVAGARLHLFKAVRSVLANGMKLLGITPVCRM